A single Nocardioides sp. JS614 DNA region contains:
- a CDS encoding sensor histidine kinase: MKWLMTVRRLPRDHPRVVDLVIAGGCLLILTVALLTDDGYLSGPRWAYLTTSCLMTTPLAWRRNAPLTSLTIVMTGLAVQELLVDPAPTMDDALIPLLISAFSVAAYGTRTTAGLGLGISLGAGAIWVGIDDIFFPVVAFSGAWLAGRLVHHLQQQSLMARNYAEALERERAATTRAALAEERTRIARELHDVVSHTLGVMVVQAGGERLHAAPGSGAHTALASIEESGRLAMEQMRRLLSMLREEADTRSLVPQPGLTQLDELTESVRATGLDVSLLVTGDPHPIGPDLDVSAFRIVQEALTNTVRHSGATRAEIHLDWASNSLRIEVSDNGRGPSPTPTPEGHGLLGMRERVNLFGGVLSTGRSNLGGYRLMAQLPTPTP, translated from the coding sequence GTGAAGTGGCTGATGACGGTCCGGCGGCTGCCGCGCGACCACCCTCGCGTGGTCGACCTGGTGATCGCCGGTGGCTGTCTGCTGATCCTCACCGTCGCGCTGCTCACGGACGACGGGTACCTCTCCGGTCCGCGCTGGGCCTACCTCACCACATCGTGCTTGATGACAACCCCGCTGGCCTGGCGGCGGAACGCGCCGCTGACGTCACTCACCATCGTGATGACAGGGCTGGCGGTGCAGGAGCTACTCGTCGACCCGGCACCGACGATGGACGACGCGCTCATCCCGTTACTGATCTCTGCCTTCTCGGTGGCTGCATACGGCACCCGAACGACCGCCGGTCTGGGCCTTGGCATCAGTCTCGGCGCCGGAGCGATATGGGTGGGCATCGATGACATCTTCTTTCCCGTGGTCGCGTTCAGCGGAGCGTGGCTGGCCGGTCGCCTGGTTCACCATCTGCAACAGCAGTCACTGATGGCACGGAACTATGCGGAGGCACTCGAGCGCGAGCGGGCAGCGACCACCCGAGCCGCCCTGGCCGAGGAACGCACGCGCATAGCCCGCGAGCTGCACGACGTCGTGTCCCACACCCTTGGCGTCATGGTCGTCCAGGCGGGTGGCGAACGGCTACACGCTGCGCCCGGGTCCGGCGCCCACACGGCGCTGGCATCGATCGAGGAGTCGGGGCGCCTGGCCATGGAACAGATGCGCAGGCTCCTGTCCATGCTGCGCGAGGAGGCCGACACGAGGTCCCTCGTGCCACAACCGGGTCTCACCCAGCTCGACGAGCTGACCGAGAGTGTGCGCGCCACCGGTCTCGACGTGAGCCTCCTGGTGACGGGAGATCCGCACCCGATCGGCCCCGACCTCGACGTCTCAGCCTTCCGGATCGTGCAGGAGGCCCTGACCAACACCGTGCGACACAGCGGAGCGACCCGCGCCGAGATCCACCTGGACTGGGCATCCAACTCGTTACGGATCGAGGTGAGCGACAACGGGCGCGGACCCTCGCCCACCCCGACACCGGAGGGCCATGGCCTGCTCGGTATGCGCGAGCGGGTCAACCTCTTCGGAGGTGTGCTCAGCACCGGCCGGAGCAACCTCGGCGGCTACCGGCTCATGGCCCAACTCCCGACCCCGACGCCATGA
- a CDS encoding response regulator has product MSVLRVVVVDDQPLVRAGLARIIEADPSIELVGEAGDGQTAMALVLRLEPEIVLMDVRMPLLDGIAATRKLHEAQSSARIIVLTTFGLDDYVIGALRAGAHGFVLKDAPPERLLEAIHEVGAGRGVIDPAVTLPVIRALGTRELRPEVAARLADLTSRERDVLVLLAQGHSNAEIAARLVVGEGTVKTHVAHVLAKLGVRDRLQAVVSAFNAGVV; this is encoded by the coding sequence ATGAGCGTCCTCCGCGTGGTTGTCGTCGACGACCAGCCCCTGGTTCGAGCAGGTCTGGCCCGGATCATCGAGGCGGACCCGAGCATCGAGCTCGTCGGCGAGGCCGGGGACGGGCAGACTGCGATGGCGCTGGTACTCAGGCTTGAGCCAGAAATCGTCCTGATGGATGTCCGGATGCCCCTCCTCGACGGGATCGCCGCGACGCGGAAGCTCCACGAGGCGCAGAGCTCAGCGCGCATCATCGTGCTCACCACGTTCGGGCTCGACGACTACGTCATCGGCGCCCTGAGAGCCGGAGCGCATGGGTTCGTGCTCAAGGACGCGCCGCCCGAGCGGCTGTTGGAGGCCATCCACGAGGTCGGCGCCGGGCGAGGAGTCATCGACCCAGCAGTCACACTCCCGGTGATCAGGGCGCTGGGCACCAGAGAACTGCGCCCCGAGGTCGCCGCCCGACTGGCCGACCTGACCAGCAGGGAGCGCGACGTGCTGGTTCTTCTCGCGCAGGGGCACTCGAACGCCGAGATCGCCGCGAGACTCGTCGTGGGTGAAGGGACTGTGAAGACCCACGTCGCGCACGTGCTGGCCAAGCTCGGGGTCCGCGACCGGCTCCAAGCCGTCGTCTCGGCGTTCAACGCCGGCGTCGTCTGA
- a CDS encoding response regulator, giving the protein MTEPVRALVVEDHPLYRQAVTSLVDGMEGWQVIGSYADAEAALPHVTSADLVVLDLGLPGVDGIEATGLFKSANPSLAILVLTMSEETPVLTAAVRAGASGYLVKGSEPEDIERALRAVARGQVVFGEQVAAAVLAQAGRRTTVASVSAFPLLSAREVEVLDLIAAGRSNAEIAASLVVSPKTAKNHVSSILTKLGCTRTEAVARARDAGLGRD; this is encoded by the coding sequence ATGACTGAGCCCGTGCGCGCGCTGGTCGTCGAGGACCATCCGCTCTACCGGCAGGCGGTCACCTCCCTGGTCGACGGGATGGAGGGGTGGCAGGTGATCGGGTCGTACGCCGACGCGGAGGCGGCGCTGCCCCACGTCACCTCGGCCGACCTCGTCGTGCTCGATCTCGGCCTGCCCGGTGTCGACGGCATCGAGGCCACCGGGCTGTTCAAGTCAGCGAACCCTTCGTTGGCCATCCTCGTGCTGACCATGTCGGAGGAGACGCCGGTGCTCACCGCAGCCGTTCGCGCCGGCGCGTCGGGCTATCTGGTCAAGGGCTCGGAGCCGGAGGACATCGAGCGCGCGTTGCGTGCGGTTGCCCGCGGTCAGGTCGTCTTCGGCGAGCAGGTCGCGGCCGCCGTGCTCGCCCAGGCCGGCCGGCGTACCACCGTCGCCTCCGTGTCGGCGTTCCCGCTGCTCTCCGCTCGCGAGGTGGAGGTGCTCGACCTCATCGCCGCGGGTCGGTCGAACGCCGAGATCGCCGCATCACTTGTCGTATCGCCGAAGACCGCCAAGAACCACGTCTCGAGCATCCTCACCAAGCTCGGCTGCACCCGCACTGAGGCCGTGGCCCGCGCCCGCGACGCCGGCCTCGGCCGAGATTGA
- a CDS encoding sensor histidine kinase: MSTTRGAAVAAWWPWLALPALSTGLVGAGLALGLTDPDGNWIKGEAWTTVPLAFGFTTVAAGIWSTRPHPVGLRRLAVLYTVVGLGAACALPAHGWARSDVAGDALAAWVSNWVWSLGAAPLLGIGLLLYPDGRLPGARWWPAAGIGLTGMAALTASAALRPGALEDHPRFDNPAGFGNRGFWDAAGGVGFVLLMSGAALGVAALVVKFRRAPAGSDIRGQIGGFMLAGSLIVVVASIPETDDLGITLLGLVTVTALPVTVGTAVIRHSLLDQRADVEKLNRRVRDLSTSRRLIVNEREKERVALRRDLHDGLGPSLAAIGLGLRQLEQKTGGGDGVREMADEVQRAVAEVRRICDGLRPAALNELGLAGALTESIEPLQRFGPRITLIIEELPRLSPAVEVAAFRIVMEAVTNAVRHADAQHVQVNLGYADGVTAQVTDDGRGIAEDRVPGVGLRGMSDRADEVGGRLMVSAAVPTGTSVHAWLPAADHD; the protein is encoded by the coding sequence GTGAGCACCACGCGTGGAGCCGCGGTCGCCGCCTGGTGGCCGTGGCTCGCGCTGCCCGCTCTGTCGACGGGCCTCGTCGGCGCCGGCCTGGCCCTCGGCCTGACAGACCCCGACGGCAACTGGATCAAGGGTGAGGCCTGGACAACCGTTCCGCTGGCCTTCGGGTTCACCACGGTCGCGGCCGGGATCTGGTCGACTCGCCCGCACCCCGTTGGCCTACGCCGTCTCGCTGTGCTCTACACCGTGGTCGGGCTCGGTGCCGCGTGTGCGCTCCCGGCCCACGGCTGGGCCCGCAGCGACGTCGCCGGCGATGCGCTTGCGGCCTGGGTCTCGAACTGGGTGTGGTCGCTCGGTGCTGCGCCGCTCCTGGGGATCGGGCTGCTGCTCTATCCTGACGGCCGCCTGCCCGGTGCCCGGTGGTGGCCCGCTGCCGGGATCGGCCTCACCGGTATGGCGGCGCTCACCGCGTCCGCGGCGCTCAGACCGGGTGCGCTCGAGGACCACCCGAGGTTCGACAACCCGGCCGGCTTCGGGAACCGGGGCTTCTGGGATGCGGCCGGGGGTGTCGGCTTCGTGCTCCTCATGTCGGGCGCGGCACTCGGCGTGGCCGCGCTGGTCGTCAAGTTCCGGCGAGCTCCGGCCGGCAGTGACATCCGCGGCCAGATCGGTGGCTTCATGCTGGCTGGTTCGCTGATCGTCGTTGTCGCTTCCATCCCTGAAACCGACGACCTGGGCATCACGCTGCTCGGGCTGGTCACCGTGACCGCCCTGCCCGTCACGGTCGGCACCGCCGTCATCCGCCACTCCCTTCTCGACCAGCGCGCCGACGTCGAGAAGCTCAACCGGCGGGTCCGGGACCTCTCGACCTCGCGCCGGCTCATCGTCAACGAGCGCGAGAAGGAGCGGGTCGCGCTGCGGCGGGACCTCCACGATGGGCTCGGCCCCTCACTTGCCGCCATCGGTCTGGGGCTACGGCAGCTGGAGCAGAAGACCGGCGGCGGCGACGGCGTACGCGAGATGGCCGACGAGGTCCAACGCGCCGTCGCGGAGGTACGCCGGATCTGCGACGGCCTGCGCCCCGCAGCTCTCAACGAGCTCGGCCTGGCCGGCGCGCTGACAGAGTCGATCGAGCCCTTGCAGCGCTTCGGCCCACGGATCACCCTCATCATCGAAGAGCTTCCACGACTGAGCCCGGCAGTCGAGGTCGCCGCGTTCCGGATCGTGATGGAGGCGGTCACGAACGCCGTACGCCACGCCGATGCCCAGCACGTCCAGGTCAACCTCGGGTACGCCGACGGCGTCACGGCGCAGGTGACTGATGACGGCCGGGGTATCGCCGAAGACCGTGTTCCCGGAGTCGGTCTGCGCGGCATGTCGGACCGTGCCGACGAGGTCGGCGGCCGACTCATGGTGAGCGCGGCGGTCCCGACCGGCACATCCGTCCACGCCTGGCTCCCGGCGGCCGACCATGACTGA
- a CDS encoding sensor histidine kinase — MDASAIAGRYRDQILAAGLAAFYALEVLFSSEVEHHRGSAAAVAVLMAVSLVVRLTMPLLPLVAVIAVIQLNHTVLPGLAEGGAFMIALIVTIFSAGHYLHGRMLALGGVIVAGIIPLAALDPRQPPAVGDWIFFIVYLGTPFVAGVVFRRRRERDREMTEMARRAEEEGETRAGEAVAAERARIARELHDVVAHAISVIVVQARGGRRVLADDTGGARSAFDVIEHAGEQALTEMRRLLALLRETEPEAAALQPQPSLGRIDVLATEVAASGLPVEVVREGDPVELPPGVDLSAYRIVQEALTNALKHAGPARARVVLRYLPRAFEVEVLDDGHGTGAGGGSGHGLTGVRERVEVYGGQLSAGTRPEGGFAVRARLPIEIPS; from the coding sequence ATGGATGCGTCCGCGATCGCCGGGAGGTACCGCGACCAGATTCTGGCCGCGGGCCTCGCAGCGTTCTACGCGCTCGAGGTGCTGTTCAGTAGCGAAGTCGAGCACCACCGGGGCTCAGCAGCCGCCGTCGCGGTGCTGATGGCCGTCAGCCTCGTCGTACGCCTCACGATGCCCCTGCTGCCGCTGGTGGCCGTGATCGCCGTCATCCAGCTCAACCACACCGTCCTCCCCGGCTTGGCCGAGGGAGGCGCGTTCATGATCGCCTTGATCGTCACGATTTTCTCCGCCGGCCACTACCTGCACGGGCGGATGCTGGCCCTGGGCGGCGTGATCGTCGCGGGCATCATCCCGCTGGCGGCGCTCGACCCCCGCCAGCCGCCAGCGGTCGGCGACTGGATCTTCTTCATCGTGTATCTCGGTACGCCATTCGTGGCGGGAGTCGTGTTCCGCCGCCGCCGCGAACGCGACCGGGAGATGACCGAGATGGCCCGGCGCGCAGAGGAGGAGGGCGAGACGCGGGCCGGTGAGGCTGTCGCCGCGGAGCGCGCCCGAATCGCTCGGGAACTGCACGACGTGGTTGCTCACGCGATCAGCGTCATCGTGGTCCAGGCTCGCGGCGGACGTCGGGTCCTGGCCGACGACACCGGAGGGGCGCGGAGTGCGTTCGACGTCATCGAGCACGCCGGGGAGCAGGCACTGACCGAGATGCGGCGATTGCTGGCGCTCTTACGAGAGACGGAGCCGGAGGCAGCGGCGTTACAGCCGCAGCCGAGCCTGGGCCGCATCGACGTGCTCGCCACCGAAGTGGCGGCGTCCGGTTTGCCGGTTGAGGTCGTCCGCGAGGGCGACCCGGTCGAACTGCCGCCCGGGGTGGATCTCTCGGCGTACCGGATCGTGCAGGAAGCACTGACCAACGCCCTCAAGCACGCCGGGCCGGCTCGCGCCCGAGTGGTGCTGCGCTACCTGCCGCGGGCATTCGAGGTGGAGGTGCTCGACGACGGTCACGGGACCGGCGCGGGCGGCGGTTCGGGGCACGGGCTGACCGGCGTCCGCGAGCGCGTCGAGGTCTACGGCGGTCAGCTCTCGGCGGGCACTCGGCCCGAGGGTGGGTTTGCCGTGCGAGCGCGGCTGCCGATCGAGATACCGTCATGA
- a CDS encoding response regulator encodes MIRVLLADDQSLLRTGFRMILGAEPDVEVVGEARDGEEAVALVDELLPDVVLMDLRMPNMDGIEATRRITAAHEAVRVVVLTTFDLDEYVYSSLRAGASAFLLKDAKEDQLVAAIRVAADGGSLFSPSVTKRLIGRFAAPASAPVAADLPALTNREREVWELVARGLSNAEITERLVISEHTTKTHVASILQKLHVRGRVQAVVLAYESGLVQPGN; translated from the coding sequence ATGATCCGGGTCCTCCTCGCCGACGACCAGTCCCTGCTACGCACAGGGTTCCGGATGATCCTCGGCGCTGAGCCGGACGTCGAGGTAGTCGGCGAAGCCCGGGACGGTGAAGAAGCGGTCGCGCTCGTCGACGAGCTGCTCCCCGACGTCGTGCTGATGGACCTGCGGATGCCGAACATGGACGGCATCGAGGCCACCCGCCGCATCACCGCGGCACACGAAGCTGTCCGGGTGGTGGTACTGACGACCTTCGACCTCGACGAGTACGTCTACTCCTCGCTGCGGGCCGGAGCCAGCGCATTCCTGCTCAAGGACGCCAAGGAGGACCAGCTGGTCGCGGCGATCCGGGTCGCCGCGGACGGGGGATCGCTGTTCTCGCCGTCGGTGACCAAGCGACTGATCGGTCGGTTCGCCGCACCGGCAAGTGCGCCGGTTGCAGCGGACCTGCCGGCCCTGACCAACCGCGAACGCGAGGTATGGGAACTGGTCGCTCGCGGACTGTCGAACGCAGAGATCACTGAGCGCCTGGTGATCAGCGAGCACACAACGAAAACCCACGTGGCCAGCATCTTGCAGAAGCTACACGTACGCGGCCGTGTGCAGGCGGTCGTGCTGGCCTATGAAAGCGGCCTGGTGCAGCCCGGAAACTGA